In one Parageobacillus genomosp. 1 genomic region, the following are encoded:
- a CDS encoding YlqD family protein: MKIIQTIEVRQIVTEKSKQALAKAFMAQKQQLMRECDQLRFEQKRLEKTGKYSSSLLKQYFAKEMDARLEKIKLLDFQLEQLHILPLGSELKEREVQALVDVQVGDNWESVMSKRAIIIEDGIVKEIR; this comes from the coding sequence ATGAAAATCATTCAAACGATTGAAGTGCGGCAAATCGTCACAGAAAAAAGCAAACAGGCGCTCGCGAAAGCGTTCATGGCGCAAAAACAGCAGCTTATGCGCGAATGTGACCAATTGCGGTTTGAACAGAAACGTCTTGAAAAAACCGGAAAATATTCCTCTTCCCTTCTAAAGCAGTATTTTGCGAAAGAAATGGATGCGAGGCTGGAGAAGATCAAGCTTCTTGATTTTCAACTTGAACAATTACACATTCTACCGTTAGGAAGCGAATTAAAAGAGCGCGAAGTGCAGGCGCTCGTTGACGTACAGGTTGGTGACAATTGGGAAAGCGTCATGTCCAAACGTGCGATTATCATTGAAGACGGTATTGTCA